Below is a genomic region from Butyrivibrio sp. AE3004.
TGAATAATAGGATTTAAGATTATCTTCGCAATAAGGAAAAATGTCTGTAGTTCCTTCAACATGAATCATGTCGGATATTCGTATATCTGCACTGCTTGCTCCTACCTTTATCACATAATCCCCTTCTTCAACTTCCCATTGATTTGTATTAATATTGAAATAGCGGAAAGACTTATCATCAAAAGGTATTTCAACTACCTTGCTCTCCCCTGCTTTTAGGAATACTTTTATAAATCCCTTTAGCTCTTTCTCGGGTCTGAATACCTTTGCATTTGGAAGGCCAATATACATTTGAACAATTTCAGCTCCGTCAAGTTCCCCTTCATTTTTGATAGTTACGCGAATTCCTTCATTAGTAATCTCTAAATCACTATATGAAAAACTTGTATACGAGAGACCAAATCCAAATGGATAAAGGACCGGTATCGCAGCCTTCTCATAATATCTGTAACCAACATAAATACATTCTCGATACTCAGTAGTCCTCTCCCTGCTCGGGTAATATCTATAGCACGAAGTATCCTCCAATCTTCTCGGAATAGTTTCATTTAGTTTCCCTGAAGGGTTTACTTTTCCTGTAATAATATCAAGCGAAGCGCCTGCTCCCGCCTGTCCGTTTAAATAGCAGTGAAGAAGTGCCTTAAAATAATGATGCCAGGGCATCTCAATAGCAGAACCAGCACTAATAACGCCAACCAAATTCGGATTAACCTGACCAAGCTCCTGAATGAGTGTTATTTGATTCTGTGGAATTCTCATATGTGTTCTGTCCAGTCCTTCAGACTCACTGTCTTCATTAAGTCCAAAGAAAAACAAGACAATATCTGCTTTACCGGCAAGATCAAGTGCATCCTTTTTCATGGCAGCATCTTCCATGCCGTTTCTGTTGTAACCAGGGCTTTTTCCCACAACCTGAAGATCATAATTACTTACAATATCAGTGACTGTTTCAAGCCTAGTTACATTAACAAGCGAGGACCCTGCTCCCTGATATCTTGGAGAAAAAGCGAAGTCACCTATAATAGCTACCTTTGATCCTTTTTTCAGAGGAAGAATTCCGTTTTCATTTTTAAGAAGAACCGCACTCTCTGTAGCCACCCTTTTCGCTATATCATGATGCTTTTCCTTATCAAAAGTTTCCTTTTTATTCTGCGCATTCACATACAAAGTCATAACAACATCAAGTAGTTCATCTACTCTCTCATCGACATCTTCTTCAGAGATTTTTCCTGAATTCACTGCTACAATTAGTTCCCTCGCCGAGCCAAGCCCGGGATTTGGCATCTCAAGGTTTGAACCGGCTGCAACTCCGAGGGCATGGTCATTAGAAGCACCCCAGTCAGTGATCACTATTCCATCAAATCCCCATTCATCGCGAAGGATTTCCTTCAGGAGATGTTTGTTTTCGTTTGCATATGTACCGTTAACTTCATTGTAGGCTGACATTATTGTCCTGGCCTTGCCTTCCCTGACGGCTATCTCAAAACCTGTAAGATAAATCTCACGAAGCGTCCTTTCATCAACCACCGCATTCATTGCCATTCTCCGAAGTTCCTGAGAGTTGACAGCGAAGTGTTTGGGACATGCATAGACGCCCTTAGACTGAATGCCTCTTATATACGAAGCTGCCATTTTCCCGGAAAGATAAGGATCTTCAGAGAAGTATTCAAAATTACGACCACATAAAGGACTTCTCTTAATATTCAGTCCTGGTCCAAGTAGCACATTAACACCAAGTGACATGGCTTCTTCACCGAGGACTTCTCCCAGCATTTCACCCAGTTCCGTGTCCCAGCTGTTAGCAACCGTTGCCGCTGTCGGAAAACATGTTGCAGGAAGTGACTCATTAAGTCCAAGGTGATCTCCCGCTCCTGCCTGCTTCCTTATACCATGTGGTCCATCCGAGCAGAATATTGATGGAATCCCCAACCTGTTAATTTCCCTTGTCTGCCATTCTCCTTTACCACTTAGGAAAGCAGCCTTTTCTTCTATTGTCATCTTGTCAATGATTTCCTGATACTTCACATTTAAACCTCTTTTCTAATTCACTGTTTATTTCTGATGCATTGAAGTTTATAGAACATAACATCTTCATTCAATCGATTTTCAAATTATGAAACAGTTCTTTGTTTCATAATTTGAAAATCTATTGTTTTGATTTTTTTGCTCTGATATCTTTTTCTGCGTGAACAGCAAATGTGAACGGATCCGCACATTGAAGTCAAATGAAATATATTATGAGAGGAATAGTTTTATGAAAAAGAAGATGAGTCCTAAAAAATTCGGATTTATATCCATTCCGATAACTGCTATTTTATTGGTATTCTTTTTGGTTGCGACCAGTATTATGAATTACTGGAGCACGGTTATGGATGCGGTGTTCGGTTCATCAAAGATAAAGGTTACACCGGCGACCGGTACTGAAAACTGGGATACCGATTATTACAGCTTAAATGCAGAAGGTATGACAAAGGAAGATACCGCCGCCAAAGGAAAAGATCTCGCAAGGAGAGCTGAAGCAGAAGGTATTGTCCTTTTAAAGAATTTGGACAATGCTCTTCCCTTATCCACAGATAGAGGTTTGACAGTTAATGCACTTGGCTGGTCCTTCTACTATCCAAGCCTTGGTGGCTCGGGATCAGGTGCTGTAGGAAGTGATGATCTTGTTTCTCCTACAGATGCATT
It encodes:
- a CDS encoding glycoside hydrolase family 3 C-terminal domain-containing protein produces the protein MKYQEIIDKMTIEEKAAFLSGKGEWQTREINRLGIPSIFCSDGPHGIRKQAGAGDHLGLNESLPATCFPTAATVANSWDTELGEMLGEVLGEEAMSLGVNVLLGPGLNIKRSPLCGRNFEYFSEDPYLSGKMAASYIRGIQSKGVYACPKHFAVNSQELRRMAMNAVVDERTLREIYLTGFEIAVREGKARTIMSAYNEVNGTYANENKHLLKEILRDEWGFDGIVITDWGASNDHALGVAAGSNLEMPNPGLGSARELIVAVNSGKISEEDVDERVDELLDVVMTLYVNAQNKKETFDKEKHHDIAKRVATESAVLLKNENGILPLKKGSKVAIIGDFAFSPRYQGAGSSLVNVTRLETVTDIVSNYDLQVVGKSPGYNRNGMEDAAMKKDALDLAGKADIVLFFFGLNEDSESEGLDRTHMRIPQNQITLIQELGQVNPNLVGVISAGSAIEMPWHHYFKALLHCYLNGQAGAGASLDIITGKVNPSGKLNETIPRRLEDTSCYRYYPSRERTTEYRECIYVGYRYYEKAAIPVLYPFGFGLSYTSFSYSDLEITNEGIRVTIKNEGELDGAEIVQMYIGLPNAKVFRPEKELKGFIKVFLKAGESKVVEIPFDDKSFRYFNINTNQWEVEEGDYVIKVGASSADIRISDMIHVEGTTDIFPYCEDNLKSYYSGKIENVPDAEFEELLGRVIPDGKWNGLLSENDAFCQMYYAKSGLARLVYKKLTAMKKKAEESGKPDLNTLFIYNMPFRAMAKMTGGAVDMEMVHGIVKIVNGHFFRGLGQVISGYFRNNSKNKAYEKLLARER